In Polyangium spumosum, a genomic segment contains:
- a CDS encoding FAD-binding oxidoreductase: protein MRSRSSRRQFLQMAGASGAALAAGLEPGAAGAVQGERLTGRVVVPGDLGYEDARESYNGRFSRHPLAIVFCQNVNDVVNAIRWARARGVPVRPRSGRHCYEAYSTADDALVIDVSDMRTVRVAEDRRTAVIEAGASLLHVYDSLGEVGVTLPAGSCPTVGVAGLTLGGGHGALVRTLGLLCDSLRAVEMVTAAGEVIFADETHEPDLLWASRGGGGGNFGIVTAFTFEVHPIPDVTVFDLSWRKGDLAQVLTAWQDFAPYADDRLTCGLSLLGSGRVRCGGQLVGGGADELRALLDPLLSAAAPTSLSIRRMPYMQAIGEFAELGGDADAWTSPVRQTQRKFKNTSAYAYEPFGSDAIATMIAELERAPSPRCLVHLNAYGGAVARIAPDATAFPHREALCSMQYQSYWEDPRDEARFIAWVDHFRRAMLPYTRGAYVNYIDILVEDWPTAYYGANLPRLAAIKAKYDPDGVFSFPQSIPPPSAREP, encoded by the coding sequence ATGCGAAGCCGCTCCTCCCGGAGACAGTTCCTGCAAATGGCCGGCGCGAGCGGCGCCGCGCTCGCGGCGGGCCTCGAGCCCGGCGCCGCCGGCGCCGTGCAGGGAGAGCGCCTCACGGGCCGCGTCGTCGTCCCTGGAGATCTCGGATATGAAGATGCCCGCGAATCGTACAATGGGCGCTTCTCCAGGCATCCGCTCGCCATTGTTTTTTGCCAGAATGTAAACGATGTCGTGAACGCCATTCGATGGGCGCGCGCGCGTGGCGTCCCCGTCCGGCCCCGGAGCGGGAGGCATTGCTACGAGGCGTACTCGACCGCGGACGACGCGCTCGTCATCGACGTGAGCGACATGCGAACCGTACGCGTCGCCGAGGATCGGCGCACGGCCGTCATCGAGGCCGGCGCCTCGCTCCTGCACGTCTATGATTCGCTCGGCGAGGTCGGCGTCACGCTCCCCGCGGGCTCTTGCCCCACGGTCGGCGTCGCCGGGCTGACGCTCGGCGGCGGGCACGGCGCGCTCGTCCGCACGCTGGGGCTCCTCTGCGACAGCCTGCGGGCCGTCGAAATGGTCACGGCCGCGGGCGAGGTGATCTTCGCGGACGAGACCCACGAACCGGACCTCCTCTGGGCCTCACGCGGGGGCGGCGGCGGCAATTTTGGTATCGTCACCGCTTTCACGTTCGAGGTTCACCCGATCCCCGACGTCACCGTGTTCGACCTCTCGTGGCGCAAGGGCGACCTCGCCCAGGTCCTCACGGCCTGGCAGGACTTCGCGCCGTATGCCGACGATCGCCTCACGTGTGGGCTCAGCCTGCTCGGCAGCGGCAGGGTCCGATGCGGGGGCCAGCTCGTGGGCGGAGGAGCGGACGAGCTCCGCGCGCTGCTCGACCCGCTCCTCTCCGCCGCCGCGCCGACGAGTTTGTCCATCCGGCGCATGCCCTACATGCAGGCCATCGGCGAATTCGCCGAGCTCGGGGGTGACGCCGACGCCTGGACGTCACCCGTGCGGCAGACGCAGCGGAAATTCAAGAATACCTCCGCCTATGCGTACGAGCCCTTCGGCAGCGACGCGATCGCGACGATGATCGCGGAGCTCGAGCGCGCGCCGAGCCCCCGCTGCCTCGTGCACCTCAATGCTTATGGCGGCGCGGTGGCCAGGATCGCGCCCGACGCGACGGCGTTCCCCCACCGCGAGGCGCTCTGCAGCATGCAGTATCAGTCGTACTGGGAGGATCCGAGGGACGAGGCCAGGTTCATCGCGTGGGTCGACCATTTCCGCCGCGCGATGTTGCCCTACACGAGGGGCGCCTACGTGAATTACATCGATATCCTGGTCGAGGACTGGCCGACGGCCTACTACGGGGCGAACCTCCCGAGGCTCGCGGCCATCAAGGCGAAGTACGATCCGGACGGCGTCTTTTCCTTCCCGCAGTCCATT
- a CDS encoding Eco57I restriction-modification methylase domain-containing protein, which yields MNAARRLHAELRDLRIRLHRDLCRRHPDRAPTDLLRSTQTLLDRALFIAFAEERGLSPEDTLESELFAPNEDIDGLDVTDVMRAELAKLAAYEHRKDVSVEDLGHVFERSIADLEELRGHRGPSRRKTEGVFYTPAFLARFLVEETLGRVFEERWQVALAAHGPEARRAYREDLRTIRVLDLSCGAGAFLLAAFEAFAREYERVNAGLDVAETVLHENLFGVDVSAESVEITKLSLWLKTAARGRRLTCLDENIRWGNSIITDGRVDPRAFDWSARFREGFDVVIGNPPYVRHELLTRYKEHLSATYRAHHGMADLFVYFFERGISVLKPGGRLGFIVANKWLRAGYAEPLRRLLATETRLESIVDFGHAPIFPDADAFPCVVTLAKPEGPAPSALHDVHVTMFPREELSASAVPEYVRQHRYPVPQSRFDAAPWSLEPPALQALMAKLRSAGAPLTEFAGTKPYYGIKTGCNEAFVVDPSTRDALLRADPHCGELMKPFLRGQDIDRWVATPSNLWMLYIPWDLDIRRFPSVLRHLEGHRDTLEGRPEVKAGRFPWFALSRYAADYAHLFAVPKICYADLAWRSEFCLDERGTFLSDLCFMIPTKDPWVLAVLNAPLLWAYLWRNVVHGKDEVLRLKSMYMESIPIATPPRAARDEAEPAVARLIESTKESHHARAAVLDSLRSQFAVAEPGNKLSDFASLDADAFVQEVLKRRPKAAGKLRAAEMKALREMYADEALPMRERRREALGLERRLSALVNEAYGLTAEEVALLWKTAPPRMPFGPG from the coding sequence ATGAACGCCGCCCGGAGGCTGCACGCGGAGCTGCGTGATCTGCGGATCAGGCTCCACCGCGACCTCTGCCGGAGGCACCCGGACCGAGCCCCGACCGACCTGCTCCGATCGACCCAGACCCTCCTCGATCGAGCCCTGTTCATCGCCTTCGCCGAGGAGCGAGGCCTGTCGCCGGAGGATACCCTCGAAAGCGAGCTCTTCGCGCCGAACGAGGACATCGACGGGCTCGACGTCACCGACGTGATGCGCGCCGAGCTCGCGAAGCTCGCGGCGTACGAGCATCGAAAGGACGTGTCCGTGGAGGACCTCGGCCACGTCTTCGAGCGATCGATCGCCGACCTCGAAGAGCTGCGTGGTCATCGCGGGCCCAGCCGGCGAAAGACCGAGGGGGTCTTCTACACGCCCGCGTTTCTCGCGCGTTTCCTCGTCGAAGAGACGCTCGGGCGGGTGTTCGAGGAGCGGTGGCAGGTGGCCCTCGCCGCGCACGGGCCCGAGGCGAGGCGGGCGTATCGAGAGGACCTCCGGACGATCCGCGTGCTCGATCTCTCCTGCGGCGCGGGCGCGTTTCTGCTCGCCGCGTTCGAGGCATTCGCGCGTGAATACGAGCGCGTGAACGCGGGGCTCGATGTCGCGGAGACGGTGCTCCACGAGAACCTCTTCGGGGTCGACGTGAGCGCCGAGTCGGTGGAGATCACGAAGCTCTCCCTGTGGCTGAAGACCGCCGCGCGCGGGCGCAGGCTGACCTGCCTCGACGAGAACATCCGATGGGGAAACAGCATCATCACCGACGGGCGGGTCGACCCTCGCGCGTTCGATTGGAGCGCGCGCTTCCGGGAAGGGTTCGACGTCGTGATCGGAAACCCGCCCTACGTGCGGCACGAGCTCCTCACGAGGTACAAGGAGCACCTCTCGGCGACGTACCGGGCTCATCATGGGATGGCGGATCTGTTCGTGTATTTCTTCGAGCGCGGCATTTCGGTGCTGAAGCCGGGCGGGCGGCTCGGGTTCATCGTGGCGAACAAGTGGCTGCGCGCGGGGTATGCCGAGCCGTTGCGCAGGCTCCTCGCGACGGAGACGCGCCTCGAGTCGATCGTCGACTTCGGCCACGCGCCGATCTTCCCCGACGCCGACGCTTTTCCGTGTGTCGTGACGCTCGCGAAGCCGGAGGGCCCCGCGCCCTCCGCGCTCCATGACGTGCACGTGACCATGTTCCCGCGGGAGGAGCTCTCGGCGAGCGCCGTCCCCGAATACGTCCGGCAGCATCGATATCCCGTGCCGCAATCACGATTCGACGCCGCCCCGTGGAGCCTCGAACCGCCGGCGCTCCAAGCCTTGATGGCCAAGCTCCGATCCGCGGGGGCGCCGCTCACCGAGTTTGCCGGGACGAAACCCTATTATGGCATCAAGACGGGGTGCAACGAGGCGTTCGTCGTCGATCCCTCCACGAGGGACGCGCTCTTGCGGGCCGATCCGCATTGCGGCGAGCTCATGAAGCCATTTTTGCGGGGGCAGGACATCGATCGGTGGGTCGCGACGCCGTCGAATCTGTGGATGCTCTACATCCCCTGGGACCTCGACATCCGCCGTTTTCCTTCCGTGCTGCGTCACCTCGAAGGGCATCGTGATACCCTGGAGGGCCGCCCGGAGGTGAAGGCCGGGCGTTTTCCGTGGTTCGCCCTCAGCCGGTATGCGGCCGATTATGCGCACCTCTTCGCGGTGCCGAAGATCTGTTATGCGGATCTGGCCTGGAGGAGCGAATTCTGCCTCGACGAGCGGGGCACGTTTCTGAGTGATCTCTGCTTCATGATCCCCACAAAGGACCCGTGGGTCCTCGCGGTCCTCAACGCGCCGCTGCTCTGGGCCTATCTCTGGCGCAACGTCGTGCACGGCAAGGACGAGGTCCTGCGGCTGAAGAGCATGTACATGGAGTCCATTCCCATCGCGACGCCGCCGCGAGCGGCCCGCGACGAGGCCGAGCCGGCCGTCGCCAGGCTGATCGAATCGACGAAGGAGAGCCACCACGCGCGCGCGGCCGTCCTCGATTCGTTACGTTCGCAATTCGCCGTCGCGGAGCCCGGGAACAAGCTCTCCGATTTCGCGTCGCTCGACGCGGACGCGTTCGTGCAGGAGGTGTTGAAGCGTCGGCCGAAGGCCGCGGGCAAGCTGAGGGCGGCCGAGATGAAGGCGCTCCGCGAGATGTATGCGGACGAGGCTTTGCCGATGCGGGAGCGACGGCGGGAGGCGCTCGGGCTCGAACGGCGGCTGTCGGCGCTGGTGAACGAGGCGTACGGGCTCACGGCGGAGGAGGTGGCGCTTTTGTGGAAGACCGCGCCGCCGCGGATGCCGTTCGGGCCGGGGTAG
- a CDS encoding Eco57I restriction-modification methylase domain-containing protein codes for MSLSRTRLPLFHAGILKQRLSGHTFPADLDARHEILKKWVLAQRAGKLDSAKEVELHGEFLGDVFGRALGYRTRTGSGAGAWEISAERTMGGGGKSADGALGFFAPGKPAVVLAPIELKGAKRSLDHAMGRVHTPVQQAWDYANHSPGCRFILVSNYKETRLYSTARTPEAYESFLLSEMEDIEAFKRFYLLLGREHLLPAEPGGVSFVDELLAASVKEEADVTNRLYVEYRDLRKKLYRDLCRRHPNLPAADVLQYAQTILDRILFIAFAEDRGLLPKDTIKNTCDYRNKFRPVPVWENFCAVFRWIDKGHEAERFPEYNGGLFAPNTNIDELEVTDEMCAEFKKLAAYDYRDDVSVDVLGHIFEQSITDLEELRGNSGIVLPDQPKLSKRKAEGVFYTPAFITRFIVDQTLGRVFEERWQAALGAHGPGAKKLKEGSPAWKAAWTATYEAYREDIKKIRVLDLSCGSGAFLIAAFDALSREYERVNAELSELNKGQATIFDLTKTVLNNNLFGVDVNAESVEITKLSLWLKTAERGRKLTYLDSNIKWGNSIVRDPMMDPLAFDWTTGEHVRALFDPPTAPEAAEINARWREGFDVVIGNPPYVRQELLTKIKDHLQANYRAYHGMADLFVYFFERGISVLKPGGRLGFIVANKWLRGGYAEALRKLLAAETELETIVDFGHAPIFPDADAFPCVVTLAKPASASPSPSHEVNVTMFPREELAANAIPEYVQQHRYPVPQSRLTAAPWSLEPSALEALMAKIRAAGVPLTEFAGVKPYRGIVTGYNEAFIIDTATRNRLVSEDPRSAEVIKKYLRGQDIDRWASEWGGLWMIFARHGFDISSYPEIEQHLLQFKDSLEPRPRDYRGSNWPGRKPGAYKWFELQDAVDYWQRFEQPKIVYQVIQFHPAYAIDRTGLYLNDKGFFIPSTDSWLLAVLNSPLMWWHNWRYLTHLKDEALTPLGVKMENLPIAAPAQAMRDEAEPAVARLIELTKKNHDAQAAVLDSLRTQFTVAKPGNKLADFASLDSDAFVHEVLRLRPKAAGNLKVAELKALREMYADEALPIQERRREALGLERRLSTLVNEAYGLTSEDVALLWDTAPPRMPFKPA; via the coding sequence ATGAGCCTCTCGCGGACCCGCTTGCCCCTGTTTCATGCAGGCATCCTCAAGCAGCGTCTGTCAGGACACACGTTTCCTGCGGATCTCGATGCACGCCATGAGATTTTGAAGAAATGGGTCCTGGCGCAGCGGGCCGGGAAGCTCGATTCGGCCAAGGAGGTCGAGCTGCACGGGGAGTTCCTCGGCGATGTGTTCGGTCGGGCGCTCGGGTATCGGACGCGCACCGGGTCGGGCGCGGGCGCGTGGGAGATCTCGGCCGAACGCACGATGGGGGGCGGGGGAAAGTCGGCCGATGGTGCGCTCGGGTTTTTCGCGCCAGGCAAGCCCGCCGTGGTGCTCGCGCCGATCGAGCTGAAGGGCGCCAAGCGCTCGCTCGATCACGCGATGGGTCGGGTCCACACGCCGGTGCAGCAGGCCTGGGATTACGCGAATCACTCGCCCGGCTGTCGCTTCATCCTCGTGTCCAATTACAAGGAGACGCGGCTTTACAGCACGGCCCGCACGCCGGAGGCCTACGAGAGTTTCCTCCTCTCGGAGATGGAGGACATCGAGGCGTTCAAGCGCTTCTACCTCCTCCTCGGCCGCGAGCACCTGCTCCCGGCCGAGCCCGGGGGCGTCTCGTTCGTCGACGAGCTGCTCGCCGCGTCGGTGAAGGAGGAAGCCGACGTAACGAACCGGCTCTACGTAGAATATCGTGACCTGCGAAAGAAGCTCTATCGGGACCTTTGTCGGCGACACCCGAACCTCCCCGCGGCCGACGTTCTCCAGTACGCGCAGACCATCCTCGATCGGATCCTGTTCATCGCCTTCGCCGAGGATCGGGGCCTTTTGCCGAAGGACACGATCAAGAACACCTGCGATTACCGGAATAAGTTCAGGCCGGTGCCCGTGTGGGAGAACTTCTGCGCCGTGTTCCGGTGGATCGATAAGGGGCACGAGGCGGAGCGCTTCCCCGAGTACAACGGCGGGCTCTTCGCGCCGAACACGAACATCGACGAGCTCGAAGTCACGGACGAGATGTGCGCCGAGTTCAAGAAGCTCGCGGCGTACGACTATCGAGACGACGTCTCGGTGGACGTGCTCGGGCACATCTTCGAGCAGTCGATCACGGACCTGGAGGAGCTGCGCGGCAATTCGGGGATCGTCTTGCCCGATCAGCCGAAGCTCTCCAAGCGAAAGGCCGAGGGTGTCTTCTATACGCCCGCGTTCATCACGCGGTTCATCGTCGATCAGACGCTCGGGCGGGTGTTCGAGGAGCGGTGGCAGGCGGCCCTCGGCGCGCACGGGCCAGGCGCGAAGAAGCTGAAGGAGGGGTCGCCCGCGTGGAAGGCGGCGTGGACGGCGACCTACGAGGCGTATCGAGAGGACATCAAGAAGATTCGCGTGCTCGATCTCTCCTGTGGATCGGGCGCGTTCTTGATTGCCGCGTTCGACGCGTTGTCACGCGAGTACGAGCGCGTGAACGCCGAGCTCTCGGAGCTGAACAAGGGCCAGGCGACGATCTTCGACCTCACGAAGACGGTGCTCAACAACAACCTGTTCGGGGTCGACGTGAACGCCGAGTCGGTGGAGATCACGAAGCTCTCCCTGTGGCTGAAGACGGCCGAGCGCGGACGGAAGCTCACGTACCTGGACAGCAACATCAAGTGGGGCAATAGCATCGTCCGCGATCCGATGATGGATCCGCTGGCGTTCGACTGGACGACGGGCGAACACGTGCGAGCCCTCTTCGATCCGCCGACGGCGCCCGAGGCGGCGGAGATCAACGCGCGCTGGCGTGAGGGGTTCGATGTCGTCATCGGCAATCCACCTTATGTGCGGCAAGAGCTCCTGACGAAGATCAAGGATCATCTGCAGGCGAACTACCGTGCGTATCATGGAATGGCGGATTTGTTCGTGTACTTCTTCGAGCGGGGGATCTCGGTGCTCAAGCCGGGAGGGCGGCTCGGGTTCATTGTCGCGAACAAGTGGCTACGCGGGGGGTATGCGGAGGCTCTGCGTAAGCTCCTCGCGGCGGAGACGGAGCTGGAGACGATCGTGGACTTCGGCCATGCGCCGATTTTCCCGGACGCCGACGCCTTCCCATGCGTGGTGACCCTCGCGAAGCCGGCGAGCGCATCGCCCTCTCCATCTCATGAGGTGAACGTGACCATGTTCCCCCGGGAGGAGCTCGCAGCCAACGCCATTCCTGAGTACGTTCAACAGCACCGATACCCCGTGCCACAGTCGCGCCTCACTGCCGCTCCGTGGAGCCTCGAACCATCGGCGCTGGAGGCCTTGATGGCCAAGATTCGAGCCGCGGGTGTGCCGCTCACCGAGTTCGCGGGCGTCAAGCCGTATCGGGGCATCGTGACCGGTTACAACGAAGCGTTCATCATCGACACCGCCACGCGGAACCGGCTCGTATCCGAGGATCCCCGGTCTGCAGAGGTGATCAAGAAATACCTTCGAGGCCAGGACATCGATCGTTGGGCATCCGAATGGGGGGGGCTCTGGATGATTTTTGCCAGGCATGGGTTCGACATCTCCTCGTACCCAGAAATCGAGCAGCATCTCCTGCAATTCAAGGACTCCCTCGAGCCGCGGCCGCGCGACTACCGGGGGTCGAACTGGCCCGGTCGTAAGCCTGGCGCTTACAAGTGGTTCGAATTGCAGGACGCCGTCGACTACTGGCAACGATTCGAGCAACCCAAGATCGTCTATCAGGTCATCCAGTTCCACCCAGCATATGCCATCGATCGCACCGGGCTGTACCTCAACGACAAGGGGTTCTTCATCCCCAGCACCGACTCGTGGCTGCTAGCCGTCCTCAATTCTCCGCTCATGTGGTGGCACAATTGGCGGTACTTGACGCATCTCAAGGACGAGGCGCTGACGCCCCTCGGCGTAAAGATGGAAAATTTGCCGATCGCCGCCCCAGCACAGGCGATGCGCGACGAGGCAGAGCCGGCCGTCGCCAGGCTGATCGAGCTGACGAAGAAGAACCACGACGCGCAGGCAGCCGTCCTCGATTCGCTGCGTACACAATTCACCGTCGCGAAGCCGGGGAACAAGCTCGCCGACTTCGCCTCGCTCGACTCCGACGCGTTCGTGCACGAAGTGCTGAGGCTCCGCCCCAAGGCCGCGGGCAACCTCAAGGTCGCCGAGCTGAAGGCGCTCCGTGAGATGTACGCCGACGAGGCCCTCCCCATCCAGGAACGAAGGCGCGAAGCGCTCGGGCTCGAACGGCGGCTGTCGACGCTGGTCAACGAGGCCTACGGGCTCACGTCCGAGGATGTGGCGCTCCTCTGGGATACGGCGCCGCCGCGAATGCCCTTCAAGCCGGCCTGA
- a CDS encoding VanW family protein produces the protein MRAPRSFEVKRYAAMAAIAIGSGLGITWLLLPPAPEAPVKRPAPELRVAGMSVPMQGDPVANALDLVRRYASGEITIKLPDGTGRKIRRGALGAEIDRVRLAGFVREALREGSPLRRVHDEKRPGEPLDVPLPLILDAEAAVDKLLALKSELDAAPTDAYVDLAQKKLVPEKDGHRLDVYGTIARIDAAFRQGADEVLAAVETVLPKRRAEQMGNVEFSHVLGYFETRYTLGQKAKDRTYNLRLAASKLDGAVVMPGEIFDFNDVVGPRDEAHGYRVATVIAQGELVDGLGGGTCQISGTLHGAAFFAGLDIVERYPHSRPSYYIKLGLDATVVYPTINFRFRNPFDFPIVLHETVSNGVVRAEILGPERRHTVTYFRRIDEVIPFEEVERQTPKLPEGARVLAQRGIPGFRTTSSRVVRDGAHAVRYKWSDQYPPTAQIFNVGTGPKEDDVKLKDDDHPEYVVDEYLVVTQGPDIRTPGTTEPEPGGGTIESREPGRTGERGYYEKLGLSHYRSKDTAEGAQEGEASATRPASAEKDGDKKADDDKGKKKKRKKKKKKPAAESGT, from the coding sequence ATGCGAGCCCCGCGATCCTTCGAGGTCAAACGGTACGCGGCGATGGCCGCGATCGCGATCGGCTCGGGCCTCGGCATCACGTGGCTGCTCCTGCCGCCCGCGCCCGAGGCGCCCGTGAAGCGCCCCGCGCCCGAGCTCCGCGTCGCCGGCATGTCCGTGCCCATGCAGGGAGATCCGGTGGCGAACGCGCTCGACCTCGTGCGCAGGTACGCCTCCGGCGAGATCACGATCAAGCTGCCCGACGGCACCGGCCGCAAGATCCGCCGCGGCGCGCTCGGCGCCGAGATCGACCGCGTCCGCCTCGCGGGCTTCGTGCGCGAGGCCCTCCGCGAGGGCAGCCCCCTGCGCCGCGTCCACGACGAGAAGCGCCCCGGCGAGCCACTCGACGTGCCCTTGCCGCTCATCCTCGACGCCGAGGCCGCCGTCGACAAACTCCTCGCGCTGAAGAGCGAGCTCGACGCGGCCCCGACCGACGCCTACGTCGACCTCGCCCAGAAGAAGCTCGTCCCCGAGAAGGACGGCCACAGGCTCGACGTCTACGGCACGATCGCGCGCATCGACGCGGCCTTCCGCCAGGGCGCGGACGAGGTCCTTGCGGCGGTCGAGACCGTCCTGCCCAAGCGCCGCGCCGAGCAGATGGGCAACGTCGAGTTCAGCCACGTGCTCGGCTACTTCGAGACCCGCTACACGCTCGGCCAGAAGGCCAAGGACCGCACCTACAACCTCAGGCTCGCGGCCTCGAAGCTCGACGGCGCCGTGGTCATGCCGGGCGAGATCTTCGACTTCAACGACGTCGTCGGCCCGCGCGACGAGGCCCACGGCTACCGCGTCGCGACCGTCATCGCGCAGGGCGAGCTCGTCGACGGCCTCGGCGGCGGCACCTGCCAGATCTCGGGCACGCTGCACGGCGCCGCCTTCTTCGCTGGCCTCGACATCGTCGAGCGGTACCCGCACTCGCGGCCGAGCTACTACATCAAGCTCGGCCTCGACGCGACCGTCGTCTACCCGACGATCAACTTCCGCTTCCGCAACCCCTTCGACTTCCCGATCGTCCTGCACGAGACCGTTTCGAACGGCGTCGTGCGCGCCGAGATCCTCGGCCCCGAGCGCCGCCACACGGTCACCTACTTCCGTCGCATCGACGAGGTGATCCCGTTCGAGGAGGTCGAGCGCCAGACGCCCAAGCTCCCCGAAGGCGCGCGCGTGCTCGCGCAGCGCGGCATCCCTGGCTTCAGAACCACGAGCTCGCGTGTCGTGCGCGACGGCGCCCACGCGGTTCGTTACAAGTGGAGCGACCAGTACCCGCCCACGGCGCAGATCTTCAACGTCGGCACCGGCCCGAAGGAGGACGACGTCAAGCTGAAGGACGACGATCACCCCGAGTACGTCGTGGACGAGTACCTCGTGGTCACGCAGGGCCCCGACATCCGCACGCCGGGCACGACCGAGCCCGAGCCTGGCGGCGGCACCATCGAGAGCCGCGAGCCCGGCCGCACGGGCGAGCGTGGCTACTACGAGAAGCTCGGCCTCTCGCACTACCGCAGCAAGGACACGGCCGAGGGCGCGCAAGAGGGCGAGGCCTCCGCGACGCGGCCGGCCTCGGCGGAGAAGGACGGCGACAAGAAGGCCGACGACGACAAGGGCAAGAAGAAGAAGCGCAAGAAGAAGAAGAAGAAGCCCGCGGCCGAGAGCGGGACCTGA
- a CDS encoding NADH:flavin oxidoreductase → MASKDLFAPLTFRNGRTARNRVALAPMTNLQSHADGTLSDDELRWLELRAEGGFGVVATCASHVLLDGQGWEGELGIYDDKLLPGLTRLATSLRERGTVSMVQIFHGGARADARLTGARPWSASEMPEDPSNPRAATSEDIERVIAAFRDAAVRAHHAGFDGVELHGAHGYLLGQFLSATGNKRDDAYGGSFENRARLLREATRAVRAAVPASFLVGVRISPEDMAQSKGLDLDENLTLSGWLADDGIDFLHVSLWDSFANTKKRPDEHPVPLFRRALPDGIPLLVAGKIWTRAEAESLLERGADAVALGRSAILNPDWPRAARDAAWEPKRPPMSPEDLRARGLSDGFVRYLGRFKGLVQPNETR, encoded by the coding sequence ATGGCCTCGAAAGACCTCTTCGCTCCGCTCACGTTCCGGAACGGCCGCACGGCGCGCAATCGCGTCGCGCTCGCCCCCATGACGAACCTCCAGAGCCACGCTGACGGCACCCTCTCCGACGACGAGCTCCGCTGGCTCGAGCTCCGGGCCGAGGGTGGCTTCGGCGTCGTCGCGACCTGCGCGTCGCACGTCCTGCTCGACGGTCAGGGCTGGGAGGGCGAGCTCGGCATCTACGACGACAAGCTCCTGCCGGGCCTCACGCGCCTCGCCACGTCGCTCCGCGAGCGCGGCACCGTCTCCATGGTCCAGATCTTCCACGGCGGCGCCCGCGCCGACGCCCGCCTCACCGGCGCGCGACCGTGGAGCGCGAGCGAGATGCCCGAGGATCCCTCGAACCCGCGCGCCGCGACGAGCGAGGACATCGAGCGCGTGATCGCCGCCTTCCGCGACGCCGCCGTCCGCGCGCACCACGCGGGCTTCGACGGCGTCGAGCTGCACGGCGCGCATGGCTACCTCCTCGGCCAGTTCCTCAGCGCGACCGGCAACAAGCGCGACGACGCCTACGGCGGCTCCTTCGAGAACCGCGCGCGCCTCCTGCGCGAGGCCACGCGCGCCGTCCGCGCCGCGGTGCCCGCCTCCTTCCTCGTCGGCGTGCGGATCTCGCCCGAGGACATGGCCCAGTCGAAGGGCCTCGACCTCGACGAGAACCTCACCCTCTCCGGATGGCTCGCCGACGACGGGATCGACTTCCTCCACGTCTCGCTCTGGGACAGTTTCGCGAACACGAAGAAGCGCCCGGACGAGCATCCCGTCCCGCTCTTCCGCCGCGCTCTCCCGGACGGGATCCCGCTCCTCGTCGCGGGCAAGATCTGGACACGCGCCGAGGCCGAGTCGCTCCTCGAGCGTGGCGCCGACGCCGTCGCGCTCGGCCGCTCCGCCATCTTGAACCCCGACTGGCCCCGCGCCGCGCGTGACGCGGCCTGGGAGCCGAAGCGCCCTCCGATGTCGCCCGAAGACCTGCGCGCGCGTGGCCTCAGCGACGGCTTCGTCCGTTACCTCGGCCGCTTCAAGGGCCTGGTGCAGCCGAACGAAACGCGCTGA